A section of the Candidatus Nitrosotenuis cloacae genome encodes:
- a CDS encoding ROK family protein produces MYKIGIDLGGTKIEGICLDEKLNAVKRTRIPTNQHNGYRFIVDSIVSLVRDLTKEISDYSIGICTPGAISKKTGLIKNSNTQCLIGMPLKDDLERLLGRKIAMDNDANCFAMAESRLGAAVGHGVVFGVIMGTGVGGGIVIDGKVHRGRTNIAGEWGHHTLHQNGNKCYCGKLGCVETYISGPALEKRWTQLTGKKSGLPEIVKALDGVPAQTWKKEFLENFGTGLANVIDILDPDAVVLGGGLSNIDFLYTEGRDAVYGTVFSDLVDTPILKNKLGDSAGVFGAALL; encoded by the coding sequence GTGTACAAAATAGGAATTGATCTTGGTGGTACCAAGATAGAGGGAATCTGCCTTGATGAGAAACTCAATGCTGTCAAAAGAACAAGAATTCCGACGAACCAGCACAACGGCTACCGATTCATTGTAGATTCAATCGTCTCACTCGTAAGGGATCTGACAAAGGAAATCTCCGACTATTCCATCGGAATCTGCACTCCTGGGGCAATATCAAAAAAGACGGGTCTTATCAAAAACAGCAACACACAGTGTCTTATTGGCATGCCGCTAAAGGACGACCTTGAAAGGCTGCTTGGAAGAAAAATTGCAATGGACAACGACGCAAACTGTTTTGCAATGGCAGAGTCCAGGCTTGGAGCGGCGGTAGGTCATGGAGTCGTATTTGGTGTAATAATGGGGACAGGCGTCGGCGGAGGAATAGTAATTGATGGAAAAGTGCATCGGGGCAGGACGAACATTGCAGGAGAGTGGGGTCACCACACGCTTCACCAGAACGGAAACAAGTGTTATTGCGGAAAGCTTGGATGCGTTGAGACATACATCAGCGGTCCTGCGCTTGAAAAAAGATGGACCCAACTTACCGGGAAAAAATCCGGTCTTCCGGAGATAGTAAAGGCTCTTGATGGCGTACCGGCGCAGACATGGAAAAAGGAATTTCTGGAAAACTTTGGGACCGGCCTTGCAAACGTGATCGACATTTTGGATCCTGATGCGGTCGTACTGGGTGGCGGACTGTCAAACATCGACTTTTTGTACACCGAGGGGAGGGATGCGGTGTATGGTACGGTGTTTAGCGACTTGGTGGATACGCCGATTCTGAAAAACAAACTCGGCGACTCTGCCGGTGTGTTTGGCGCCGCATTACTGTGA
- a CDS encoding DUF2024 family protein yields the protein MKVHVFDTYVKAKDGHTMHFDVITDSQDNQKAIQYAKKWLTTIGEQEAKVTSEECHFCHSESVPDEIEIEIMTSGFYIQRMEGCPSQ from the coding sequence ATGAAGGTCCACGTTTTTGACACCTATGTGAAGGCAAAAGACGGGCACACCATGCACTTTGACGTGATCACAGACTCGCAGGACAACCAGAAGGCAATCCAGTATGCAAAAAAGTGGCTTACCACAATAGGAGAGCAGGAAGCCAAGGTCACATCGGAAGAGTGCCATTTCTGCCATTCAGAGTCGGTTCCAGACGAGATTGAGATCGAGATAATGACCAGCGGTTTTTACATCCAAAGGATGGAAGGCTGTCCCTCACAGTAA